The following are encoded together in the Capsulimonas corticalis genome:
- a CDS encoding aldo/keto reductase: MKYNSLGRTGAQVSNLCLGVMTFGWKTEEDEAFKVVDRFMEAGGNFIDTANVYGRGKSEIMTGKALSRDGKRDKIFLATKAHGKMSDEDPNDWGNHRFNLIRACEASLKRLGTDHIDLYQIHRPQSAVPIDETLRALDDLVRSGKVRYIGTSTYAAWQVLESLWVSKEYGLNRFVTEQPPYNILDRRIERELVPLSQSYGIGILPWSPLAGGKLTGKYKHGQPAPDNSREDPAKFSEGTWKALDGLDALSREKGVTPTAFALAWLNAMPGVTSPIIGPNSVAQLEDNLAASDVEITEDDKKRVDELVPPGTHVEDYYKADFGPNARW, encoded by the coding sequence ATGAAATACAACAGCCTGGGACGCACCGGAGCGCAGGTGAGCAATCTGTGCCTTGGCGTGATGACCTTCGGATGGAAGACGGAAGAGGACGAAGCCTTTAAGGTGGTCGACCGGTTTATGGAGGCCGGCGGTAACTTTATCGACACCGCCAATGTCTACGGGCGCGGAAAATCCGAGATCATGACGGGCAAAGCGCTGAGCCGCGACGGCAAGCGCGACAAGATCTTTCTCGCGACCAAAGCGCACGGCAAGATGAGCGACGAGGATCCCAACGACTGGGGCAATCACCGCTTCAATCTCATTCGCGCCTGCGAGGCGTCCCTGAAGCGTTTGGGAACCGACCATATCGACCTCTATCAAATCCACCGCCCGCAATCCGCCGTGCCGATCGACGAAACCCTGCGCGCTTTGGACGATCTGGTCCGTTCCGGCAAGGTCCGATATATCGGGACCAGCACCTACGCCGCCTGGCAGGTGCTGGAGTCGCTCTGGGTGTCCAAGGAGTACGGTCTGAACCGTTTTGTCACCGAGCAGCCGCCTTACAACATTCTGGACCGGCGCATCGAGCGCGAGCTGGTTCCGCTCTCGCAGTCTTACGGCATCGGCATCCTCCCCTGGTCCCCGCTCGCCGGCGGCAAGCTGACCGGAAAGTATAAGCACGGCCAGCCGGCCCCGGATAACTCGCGCGAGGACCCGGCGAAGTTCAGCGAAGGAACCTGGAAGGCGCTCGACGGTCTCGACGCCCTCAGCCGCGAAAAAGGCGTCACGCCCACGGCGTTCGCCCTCGCATGGCTGAACGCCATGCCCGGCGTAACTAGCCCGATCATCGGCCCCAACTCCGTGGCGCAGCTCGAAGACAACCTCGCCGCCTCGGATGTGGAGATCACCGAGGACGATAAGAAACGAGTCGATGAGCTCGTTCCGCCGGGAACGCACGTCGAGGATTACTACAAGGCCGACTTCGGCCCCAACGCGCGCTGGTAA
- a CDS encoding aldo/keto reductase, producing MELRNVGRTGLQVSEICLGTMQFGWTADEPTSFAVMDAFREAGGNFIDTADIYTNWAGDASYGGKTEEIIGKWMTARGVRQDIVLATKVRGRMWAGANGEGLSRSHILRACDESLRRLQTDYIDLYQCHWADLNTPIEETLETMNDLVRAGKVRYIGASNYPAWRLMEAVSVSERRALARFDSYQPEYSLMERQLFEYEAAPFCKHYGLGVIPYSPLAGGFLTGKYRRDTATPESVRAKGNLEKYGNEQGWAAIDALDEIAKAHGKTIAQTALAWQLSNPVITAPIVGANTSAQLTDALGAAGYRLSAEEMTRLNEASKWSRNWRPIWD from the coding sequence ATGGAATTACGCAATGTGGGCCGCACGGGCCTGCAAGTTTCGGAGATCTGCCTCGGGACGATGCAGTTCGGGTGGACGGCGGACGAGCCAACCTCGTTCGCCGTCATGGACGCCTTCCGGGAAGCCGGCGGCAACTTCATCGACACCGCCGATATCTATACCAACTGGGCGGGCGATGCATCGTACGGAGGCAAGACGGAAGAGATCATCGGCAAGTGGATGACGGCGCGCGGCGTCCGCCAGGACATCGTGCTCGCCACCAAGGTCCGGGGCCGCATGTGGGCAGGCGCTAACGGCGAAGGGCTGTCGCGGTCGCATATCCTTCGGGCCTGCGACGAATCCCTGCGCCGCCTGCAGACCGATTATATCGATCTGTACCAGTGCCACTGGGCGGACTTGAACACGCCGATTGAGGAGACATTGGAAACGATGAACGACCTCGTCCGGGCGGGAAAGGTGCGCTATATCGGCGCATCCAACTATCCGGCGTGGCGTCTGATGGAGGCCGTGTCGGTCTCCGAGCGGCGCGCGCTGGCCCGCTTCGACAGCTACCAGCCTGAGTACTCGCTGATGGAGCGGCAGCTATTCGAATACGAAGCCGCGCCCTTCTGCAAGCACTACGGCCTGGGCGTCATCCCCTACTCTCCCCTCGCCGGCGGCTTCCTGACCGGCAAGTATCGCCGAGACACGGCCACGCCCGAGAGCGTCCGCGCAAAGGGTAATCTGGAGAAGTACGGTAACGAACAGGGATGGGCCGCGATCGACGCGCTGGACGAAATCGCCAAGGCGCACGGCAAGACTATCGCCCAGACCGCCCTCGCCTGGCAGCTTTCCAACCCGGTCATCACCGCGCCAATCGTCGGCGCCAACACGTCGGCCCAACTCACCGATGCGCTGGGCGCCGCCGGATACCGTCTCAGCGCCGAGGAAATGACGCGTCTGAACGAAGCCTCCAAGTGGAGCCGCAACTGGCGCCCTATCTGGGATTGA
- a CDS encoding DUF1361 domain-containing protein: MFEHLMLRPPHNVIWNLFLAFIPVVLALIVARGAREDVRRSNRVRWWLWTPVLLVWLVFLPNTCYLLMEWRHYITDLTASRISYNARDNHEALAGLLVSTGFYIIYSGAGLLSFFLAIWPLERLARARLGPVLAWGKVAGFLLCSLGVYLGLVYRFNSWDLVHRAGLNRIFTVIVNSMLAPFTATLIVGFAAILWVLYLGFDIWMDGFAWRMSRRARERNQEDDEISS, encoded by the coding sequence ATGTTTGAGCATCTCATGCTGCGGCCGCCGCATAACGTCATCTGGAACCTTTTTCTGGCGTTTATTCCCGTTGTCTTGGCGCTGATTGTCGCGCGCGGAGCGCGTGAGGATGTACGGCGCTCCAATCGTGTCCGATGGTGGCTGTGGACTCCGGTTTTGCTTGTTTGGCTGGTGTTTCTGCCGAACACCTGTTACCTGCTGATGGAGTGGCGTCACTACATTACCGACCTGACGGCGAGCCGCATTTCGTACAACGCTCGGGATAACCATGAGGCGCTGGCGGGGCTGCTCGTCTCGACCGGATTTTACATCATCTATAGCGGCGCCGGGCTGCTGTCGTTTTTCCTGGCGATCTGGCCCCTGGAGCGTCTTGCCCGCGCCCGGCTGGGGCCGGTCCTCGCCTGGGGCAAGGTCGCGGGATTTCTGCTTTGTTCGCTTGGGGTTTACCTCGGGCTGGTCTATCGGTTCAATTCGTGGGATCTGGTGCATCGCGCGGGACTGAACCGAATCTTCACCGTAATTGTGAATAGCATGCTTGCGCCGTTTACGGCCACGCTCATTGTGGGCTTCGCGGCGATTCTTTGGGTTCTGTACCTGGGGTTCGACATTTGGATGGACGGCTTTGCGTGGCGAATGAGCCGGCGCGCGCGGGAGAGGAACCAAGAGGATGATGAGATTTCATCGTGA
- a CDS encoding winged helix-turn-helix domain-containing protein — protein sequence MVAEGAPSALFASVESLDEVIHQKVRLGIMSALMASQEADFRFLKETLNVTDGNLSIHLTKLEDAGYLLSRKEFVRKKPHTTYTPTDAGRKAFHEYLGALERIVQAAGQGA from the coding sequence ATGGTAGCAGAGGGCGCCCCTTCGGCGCTGTTCGCATCGGTTGAATCTCTGGATGAGGTCATCCATCAAAAGGTGCGCCTGGGCATTATGTCGGCCCTGATGGCGAGCCAGGAGGCTGACTTCCGCTTCCTCAAGGAGACTCTGAACGTCACCGACGGCAACCTGTCCATCCACTTGACTAAGCTGGAGGACGCCGGATATCTCCTCAGCCGCAAAGAGTTCGTCCGCAAAAAACCGCACACAACCTATACCCCCACCGACGCCGGCCGCAAAGCCTTCCACGAATACTTAGGGGCGCTGGAGCGGATCGTCCAGGCGGCGGGGCAGGGCGCATAG